From the genome of Bradyrhizobium elkanii USDA 76, one region includes:
- a CDS encoding copper-binding protein: protein MKAAKIVMTSLAAASLVTSAALAQQSMSGMVTKIDRLSGTISIQQTQSGTVGASGGSIQEYKVPKGQSLEAFHAGDKVSFTTTDSDGGKTINKLDKQK, encoded by the coding sequence ATGAAAGCAGCCAAGATCGTCATGACCAGCCTTGCCGCCGCGAGCCTGGTCACCTCAGCGGCTTTGGCCCAGCAATCCATGTCGGGAATGGTCACCAAGATTGACCGACTGAGTGGAACCATCTCGATCCAGCAGACGCAAAGCGGCACGGTGGGCGCGTCCGGCGGCTCGATTCAGGAATACAAGGTACCCAAGGGACAATCGCTGGAGGCCTTCCACGCCGGTGATAAGGTCTCGTTCACCACAACGGACAGCGACGGCGGCAAGACCATCAACAAGCTCGACAAGCAGAAGTAA
- a CDS encoding ABC transporter permease, translating to MTSTTVTAERSGFSLSEYIVCLNGIVWREALRFLHQRERFVSALVRPLVWLFIFAAGFRQVLGISIIPPYETYILYEVYIAPGLMAMIQLFNGMQSSLSMVYDREMGNMRTLLVSPLPRGYLLFCKLLAGTAVSLLQVYAFLVIAWFWDIAPPTIGYLTVLPALVLSGLMLGALGMLISASIKQLENFAGVMNFVIFPMFFASSALYPLWRVQEGSPMLYYICQCNPFTHAVELIRFALYGKMNWISLAVVGGCTVVFMIGAILAYDPSRGLVRRGPGGGEA from the coding sequence ATGACCAGCACGACGGTTACGGCTGAGCGAAGCGGCTTCTCGCTGTCGGAATACATCGTCTGCCTGAACGGCATCGTGTGGCGCGAGGCGCTGCGCTTCCTGCATCAGCGCGAGCGCTTCGTGTCGGCGCTGGTCAGGCCGCTGGTCTGGCTGTTCATCTTCGCGGCCGGCTTCCGGCAGGTGCTCGGCATCTCGATCATCCCGCCCTACGAGACCTACATCCTCTACGAGGTCTACATCGCGCCCGGGCTGATGGCGATGATCCAGCTCTTCAACGGCATGCAATCCTCGCTGTCGATGGTCTACGACCGCGAGATGGGCAACATGCGCACGCTGCTGGTCAGCCCGCTGCCACGCGGCTATCTCCTGTTCTGCAAGCTGCTCGCGGGCACGGCCGTGTCGCTGCTGCAGGTCTATGCCTTCCTTGTCATCGCATGGTTCTGGGACATCGCGCCGCCGACGATCGGCTACCTCACCGTGCTTCCGGCGCTGGTGCTGTCGGGCCTTATGCTCGGCGCGCTCGGCATGCTGATCTCGGCCAGCATCAAGCAGCTGGAAAATTTCGCTGGCGTGATGAACTTTGTGATCTTCCCGATGTTCTTCGCATCGTCGGCCCTCTACCCGCTGTGGCGCGTGCAGGAAGGCAGCCCGATGCTGTATTATATCTGCCAGTGCAATCCGTTCACGCATGCGGTGGAGCTGATCCGGTTTGCGCTGTATGGCAAGATGAACTGGATTTCGCTCGCGGTGGTCGGCGGCTGCACGGTCGTCTTCATGATCGGCGCGATCCTGGCTTACGATCCATCGCGCGGCCTGGTGCGCCGCGGACCCGGCGGAGGCGAGGCATGA
- a CDS encoding ABC transporter ATP-binding protein has product MTATDAHIASQPSPDAGPGTAAAVQPALSIGNVSHSYGPRRALIDVSFTVQPASFTALLGLNGAGKSTLFSLVTRLFGIQNGQIKIFGHDISRTPGEALRLMGVVFQPRTLDLDLSLTQNLLYHAALHGISRREARLRSAEVLGRIGLADRAASKVRDLSGGQMRRLEIARALLHRPRLLLLDEATVGLDVKARADILDHVRQLVTEQGIGVLWATHLFDEIMPNDDLVVLHQGRMLAHGPVSRVIADAGAQDVNTAFMRLTGTATLAGRPPS; this is encoded by the coding sequence ATGACCGCAACCGACGCCCATATCGCGAGCCAGCCCTCGCCGGATGCAGGCCCTGGAACAGCCGCGGCCGTGCAACCGGCGCTGTCGATCGGCAATGTCAGCCATAGCTACGGCCCGCGCCGCGCCCTGATCGATGTCAGTTTCACGGTTCAGCCTGCGAGCTTCACCGCGCTGCTGGGCCTCAATGGCGCCGGCAAGAGCACGCTGTTCTCGCTGGTGACGCGGCTGTTCGGCATCCAGAACGGCCAGATCAAGATCTTTGGCCACGACATCAGCCGGACGCCTGGTGAAGCGCTGCGGCTGATGGGCGTCGTGTTCCAGCCGCGAACGCTCGACCTCGACCTCTCGCTGACGCAGAACCTGCTGTATCACGCCGCGCTGCACGGCATCTCGCGGCGCGAGGCGCGGCTGCGCAGTGCCGAGGTGCTTGGCCGCATCGGGCTTGCCGACCGCGCCGCCAGCAAGGTGCGCGATCTCTCGGGCGGCCAGATGCGAAGGCTTGAGATCGCCCGCGCGCTACTGCACCGGCCCCGGCTGCTGCTGCTCGACGAGGCCACGGTCGGGCTCGACGTCAAGGCGCGCGCCGACATCCTCGACCATGTCCGGCAGCTCGTCACCGAACAGGGCATCGGCGTGCTCTGGGCGACGCATCTGTTCGACGAAATCATGCCAAACGACGACCTCGTCGTGCTGCATCAGGGCCGAATGCTGGCGCACGGCCCGGTGTCGCGCGTGATCGCGGACGCAGGCGCCCAGGACGTCAACACCGCGTTCATGCGGCTGACCGGAACGGCAACACTCGCGGGGAGACCGCCGTCATGA
- a CDS encoding YVTN family beta-propeller repeat protein encodes MKRMWRRCLLTGMLVWLAAAPASAFVAYVSNEKGNTVTVIDTNSWTVTKTIKVGQRPRGIEFSRDGKFVMVAVGDDDTIQVIDTKTQEIVDTLPSGPDPELFTQDAAGKTMYVANENDNTVTVIDLEKRARIGDIQVGVEPEGMTISPDGKILINTSETTNMAHFIDTSTRQIVANVLVDSRPRFAQFKRDGSELWVSSEIGGTVSIVDPVKREVTGKITFEIPGLRNEAIQPVGIGMTKDGKTAFIALGPANRVAVVDGVTHKVLKYLLVGQRVWHMDFTPDEKYLLVTNGVSNDVSVIDVASQKVIKTIQVGELPWGITIAQP; translated from the coding sequence ATGAAACGCATGTGGCGCCGCTGTCTGTTGACCGGGATGCTCGTTTGGCTTGCCGCGGCACCGGCGTCCGCCTTCGTTGCCTACGTCTCCAACGAGAAGGGCAACACCGTCACGGTGATCGACACCAACAGCTGGACGGTGACCAAAACCATCAAGGTCGGCCAGCGGCCGCGCGGCATCGAGTTCTCGCGCGACGGCAAATTCGTGATGGTCGCGGTCGGCGACGACGACACGATCCAGGTGATCGACACCAAGACCCAGGAGATCGTCGACACCCTGCCCTCCGGTCCCGATCCTGAATTGTTCACCCAGGATGCCGCCGGCAAGACCATGTATGTCGCCAACGAGAACGACAACACCGTGACCGTGATCGATCTCGAAAAGCGCGCCCGGATCGGCGACATCCAGGTCGGCGTCGAACCCGAGGGGATGACGATCAGCCCGGACGGCAAGATCCTGATCAACACGTCCGAGACGACCAACATGGCGCATTTCATCGACACGTCGACGCGCCAGATCGTCGCCAATGTGCTGGTCGATTCGCGGCCGCGCTTCGCCCAGTTCAAGCGCGACGGCTCCGAACTGTGGGTCTCCTCCGAGATCGGCGGCACGGTGTCGATCGTCGATCCGGTCAAGCGCGAGGTGACCGGCAAGATCACCTTCGAAATTCCGGGCCTGCGCAACGAGGCGATCCAGCCCGTCGGCATCGGCATGACCAAGGACGGCAAGACTGCATTCATTGCGCTCGGCCCCGCCAACCGCGTCGCGGTCGTCGACGGTGTGACCCACAAGGTCCTCAAATATCTCCTGGTCGGCCAGCGGGTCTGGCACATGGATTTCACCCCGGACGAAAAATATTTGCTGGTCACCAACGGCGTCTCGAACGACGTCTCGGTGATCGACGTTGCATCCCAGAAGGTGATCAAGACCATTCAGGTCGGCGAACTGCCCTGGGGGATCACGATCGCGCAGCCATGA
- a CDS encoding ABC transporter substrate-binding protein — MLRWLIGTIALSMVATGALAADPVEVHIGYLGLSGVKSTLSLIEQPADNDGIAGARLAIEDNNTTGKFLNQRFVLDEVKVKDSDDVAKVATDLAGRNDYIITDLPADALLKVADALRDRGTVLLNAGAIDDRLREQDCRANVIHIAPTRSMLADALGQYLVWKQWKRWLLVVGSHDQDKLYADALRRAATRFGAKIVQERTFEDTGGARRTDSGVTLIQRQMPVFTQQAPAYDVLVAADESEVFANYLPYRTWDPRPVAGSAGLVPTSWDAAHDQWGAVQIQNRFVKLNMRRMTALDMQAWTAARMIGEATSRTNSGDPRKVIAFLKGKDFSIAAFKGTRLTLRDWNLQLRQPILLADGRMVVSVSPQEGFLHQVSELDTLGVDRPETKCKLQ; from the coding sequence ATGTTGCGATGGCTGATCGGCACGATCGCGCTCAGCATGGTGGCGACCGGCGCGCTGGCGGCTGATCCCGTCGAGGTTCATATCGGCTATCTCGGCCTTTCCGGCGTCAAATCGACGCTCTCGCTGATCGAGCAGCCCGCCGACAATGACGGCATCGCCGGCGCGCGCCTCGCGATCGAGGACAACAACACGACCGGGAAATTCCTTAACCAGCGCTTCGTGCTCGACGAGGTCAAGGTCAAGGACAGCGACGATGTCGCCAAGGTCGCGACCGATCTCGCCGGCCGCAACGACTATATCATCACCGACCTGCCGGCCGATGCCCTGCTCAAGGTCGCCGACGCGCTGCGCGACCGCGGCACCGTGCTGCTGAACGCGGGCGCAATCGACGACCGGCTGCGCGAGCAGGACTGCCGCGCCAATGTCATCCACATCGCACCGACCCGCTCGATGCTGGCGGACGCGCTTGGCCAGTATCTGGTGTGGAAGCAGTGGAAGCGCTGGCTGCTGGTGGTCGGCTCGCATGATCAGGACAAGCTTTACGCCGACGCGCTGCGCCGCGCCGCCACCCGTTTCGGCGCCAAGATCGTCCAGGAACGGACATTCGAGGACACCGGCGGCGCGCGCCGCACCGACAGCGGCGTGACCTTGATCCAGCGCCAGATGCCGGTGTTCACGCAGCAGGCGCCGGCCTACGACGTGCTGGTCGCGGCCGACGAGAGCGAGGTGTTCGCGAACTACCTGCCGTACCGTACCTGGGACCCGCGGCCGGTGGCGGGCTCGGCGGGCCTCGTGCCGACCAGCTGGGACGCGGCACATGACCAATGGGGCGCGGTCCAGATTCAGAACCGCTTCGTCAAGCTGAACATGCGCCGCATGACGGCGCTCGACATGCAGGCCTGGACCGCCGCGCGCATGATCGGCGAAGCCACATCGCGCACCAATTCAGGAGATCCCAGGAAGGTCATCGCCTTCCTCAAGGGCAAGGATTTCTCGATTGCCGCTTTCAAGGGCACGCGCTTGACCCTGCGAGACTGGAATCTGCAGCTCCGCCAGCCGATCCTGCTGGCCGATGGTCGTATGGTGGTCTCGGTCTCGCCGCAGGAAGGTTTCCTGCATCAGGTCTCCGAACTCGACACGCTCGGAGTTGACCGGCCTGAAACGAAGTGCAAGCTGCAGTGA
- a CDS encoding DUF3280 domain-containing protein codes for MSAAARAEPPKLAVFDLEMIDTSLQGEMSGPRADEQARLLRAGDQVRKELADSGKFRVLDIAPVNAAAHGSNLQACGGCDVKLAGELGADLVMTGVVQKVSNLILNINLYLRDVHSGQLLAAASADMRGNTDESWSRAADYLVRNRLLAPNYGAPQAR; via the coding sequence ATGTCTGCGGCGGCACGCGCCGAACCGCCCAAGCTCGCGGTGTTCGACCTCGAGATGATCGACACCAGCCTGCAGGGGGAGATGAGCGGGCCGCGCGCTGATGAGCAGGCGCGGCTGCTCCGGGCCGGCGACCAGGTGCGCAAGGAGCTCGCGGACTCAGGCAAGTTCCGCGTGCTCGACATCGCCCCGGTCAATGCTGCGGCGCATGGCAGCAATCTTCAGGCCTGTGGCGGCTGCGATGTGAAGCTGGCCGGCGAGTTGGGCGCTGATCTCGTGATGACGGGCGTGGTGCAGAAGGTCTCCAACCTCATCCTCAACATCAATCTCTATCTGCGCGACGTGCATAGCGGCCAATTGCTGGCAGCGGCGAGCGCCGACATGCGCGGCAATACCGACGAATCCTGGTCGCGCGCCGCCGACTACCTCGTGCGCAACCGCCTGCTCGCGCCGAATTACGGCGCGCCGCAGGCACGATGA
- the fghA gene encoding S-formylglutathione hydrolase, translated as MQTVSQNKSHGGTQGVYRHPSRETKTDMTFSVFVPEHAAGTRLPVVTYLSGLTCTHANVTEKGEFRQACAELGLIFVAPDTSPRGEGVPGDPANSYDFGLGAGFYVDATEPPFATNYRMWSYVTEELPKLIAEQFPVDTTRQSILGHSMGGHGALTVALRYPDRYRAASAFAPIVAPSQVPWGNKALGGYLGSNKQAWRKHDAVALIEDGARFSDLLVDYGDADGFLTDQLRPELLKVACEKANIPLTLRRQPGYDHSYYFISTFMADHLRWHAARLKA; from the coding sequence ATGCAGACGGTTTCCCAGAACAAGTCGCATGGCGGCACGCAAGGCGTCTATCGGCATCCAAGCCGCGAGACCAAGACCGACATGACCTTCTCGGTGTTCGTCCCTGAGCATGCGGCCGGCACCAGGCTGCCCGTCGTCACCTATCTGTCGGGCCTGACTTGCACCCACGCCAACGTCACCGAGAAGGGCGAATTCCGCCAGGCATGCGCCGAGCTCGGCCTGATCTTCGTCGCACCCGACACCAGCCCGCGCGGCGAAGGCGTCCCCGGCGATCCCGCCAATTCATACGATTTCGGGCTCGGCGCGGGCTTCTATGTCGACGCGACGGAGCCGCCGTTCGCGACCAATTACCGGATGTGGAGCTACGTCACCGAGGAACTGCCAAAGCTGATCGCCGAACAATTCCCGGTCGACACGACGCGGCAGTCGATCCTCGGTCACTCCATGGGCGGCCATGGCGCGCTGACGGTGGCGCTGCGCTATCCCGATCGTTATCGGGCGGCCAGCGCGTTTGCGCCGATCGTGGCGCCGTCGCAGGTGCCGTGGGGCAACAAGGCGCTCGGCGGCTATCTCGGCAGCAACAAGCAGGCGTGGCGCAAGCACGACGCCGTTGCCCTGATCGAGGACGGTGCCCGCTTCTCCGATCTGCTGGTCGATTACGGCGATGCCGACGGATTTCTCACCGATCAGCTGCGGCCCGAACTCCTGAAGGTCGCGTGCGAGAAGGCCAACATCCCCCTCACCCTGCGGCGTCAGCCGGGCTACGACCACAGCTATTACTTCATCTCGACCTTCATGGCCGATCACCTGCGGTGGCACGCAGCGCGGCTGAAGGCGTGA
- a CDS encoding response regulator transcription factor, giving the protein MRILIVDDHPIVASGCRTVFADDPEITLLEAADAESGERAFVAEKPDLCVIDINLPTVSGFELARRILTHDVSARLIMFSMNDDPVFAARAIDIGAKGYVSKTGDPNDLVEAVREVGNGGVYLPPAIARNVAFARPGFAQNPLSKLTSREMEILRLLSSGKSLSEIAWLVHSSYKTVANTSSIMRQKLGVRTSAELVRLAIESGVA; this is encoded by the coding sequence ATGCGCATTCTGATCGTTGACGATCATCCCATCGTTGCCTCCGGTTGCCGCACCGTGTTCGCCGACGATCCCGAGATCACGCTGCTGGAAGCGGCGGATGCCGAAAGCGGCGAACGGGCGTTCGTCGCGGAGAAGCCCGATCTCTGCGTGATCGACATCAACCTGCCGACGGTCTCCGGCTTCGAGCTGGCGCGCCGCATCCTGACGCATGATGTATCTGCGCGCCTCATCATGTTCAGCATGAACGACGACCCGGTGTTCGCCGCGCGCGCCATCGACATCGGCGCCAAGGGCTACGTTTCGAAGACCGGCGATCCCAACGATCTGGTGGAAGCGGTGCGCGAGGTCGGCAATGGCGGCGTCTATCTGCCGCCGGCGATCGCGCGCAACGTGGCGTTCGCGCGGCCGGGCTTTGCGCAAAATCCGCTCTCCAAGCTCACTTCGCGCGAGATGGAGATCCTGCGCCTGCTCAGTTCCGGCAAGAGCCTGTCGGAGATCGCCTGGCTGGTGCATTCGTCATACAAGACGGTCGCAAACACGTCATCGATCATGCGCCAGAAGCTTGGCGTGCGCACGTCGGCAGAGCTGGTGCGGCTGGCGATCGAGAGCGGCGTCGCCTGA